A portion of the Pseudomonas sp. PSE14 genome contains these proteins:
- the rplC gene encoding 50S ribosomal protein L3 gives MTIGVVGRKCGMTRIFTEDGVSIPVTVIEVEPNRVTQFKNEESDGYRAVQVTVGERRASRVTKAQAGHFAKANVAAGRGVWEFRLDEEAYNAGDAITVELFQAGQLVDVTGESKGKGFAGTIKRWNFRGQDNTHGNSVSHRVPGSIGQCQTPGRVFKGKKMSGHLGAERVTVQSLEVVRVDAERNLLLVKGAVPGATGGDVLVRPAAKARG, from the coding sequence ATGACAATTGGTGTTGTCGGTCGTAAGTGCGGCATGACCCGCATTTTCACCGAAGATGGTGTCTCCATTCCGGTCACGGTCATTGAGGTCGAGCCGAATCGCGTCACCCAGTTCAAGAACGAAGAGAGCGATGGCTACCGTGCGGTCCAGGTGACTGTCGGTGAGCGTCGTGCTTCCCGTGTGACCAAGGCGCAAGCCGGTCACTTCGCCAAGGCGAATGTCGCCGCCGGTCGCGGCGTGTGGGAATTCCGTCTGGACGAGGAAGCCTACAACGCCGGTGATGCAATCACCGTCGAGCTGTTCCAGGCTGGCCAGCTGGTAGACGTTACCGGCGAGTCCAAGGGTAAAGGCTTTGCCGGTACCATCAAGCGCTGGAACTTCCGTGGTCAAGATAACACCCACGGTAACTCCGTTTCCCACCGCGTCCCGGGTTCTATCGGCCAGTGCCAGACTCCTGGTCGAGTGTTCAAGGGCAAGAAAATGTCCGGCCACCTGGGTGCTGAGCGTGTAACCGTTCAATCCCTGGAAGTCGTACGTGTCGATGCAGAGCGCAATCTGCTGCTGGTCAAAGGTGCCGTTCCCGGCGCTACCGGTGGTGATGTGCTGGTGCGTCCGGCAGCCAAGGCTCGCGGTTAA
- the rpoC gene encoding DNA-directed RNA polymerase subunit beta', giving the protein MKDLLNLLKNQGQIEEFDAIRIGLASPEMIRSWSFGEVKKPETINYRTFKPERDGLFCAKIFGPVKDYECLCGKYKRLKHRGVICEKCGVEVALAKVRRERMGHIELASPVAHIWFLKSLPSRIGLLLDMTLRDIERVLYFESYVVIDPGMTTLEKGQLLNDEQYFEALEEFGDDFDARMGAEAVRELLNAIDLEHEIGRLREEIPQTNSETKIKKLSKRLKLMEAFQGSGNHPEWMVLTVLPVLPPDLRPLVPLDGGRFATSDLNDLYRRVINRNNRLKRLLDLAAPDIIVRNEKRMLQEAVDALLDNGRRGRAITGSNKRPLKSLADMIKGKQGRFRQNLLGKRVDYSGRSVITVGPTLRLHQCGLPKKMALELFKPFIFGKLEGRGMATTIKAAKKMVERELPEVWDVLAEVIREHPVLLNRAPTLHRLGIQAFEPVLIEGKAIQLHPLVCAAYNADFDGDQMAVHVPLTLEAQLEARALMMSTNNILSPANGEPIIVPSQDVVMGLYYMTREAINAKGEGMAFADLQEVDRAYRSGQVSLHARVKVRINEKIKNEDGSLTANTRIVDSTVGRALLFQVVPAGLPFDVVNQSMKKKAISKLINHCYRVVGLKDTVIFADQLMYTGFAYSTISGVSIGVNDFVIPDEKARIIDAATEEVKEIESQYASGLVTQGEKYNKVIDLWSKANDEVSKAMMANLSKEKVTDREGKQVDQESFNSMYMMADSGARGSAAQIRQLAGMRGLMAKPDGSIIETPITANFREGLNVLQYFISTHGARKGLADTALKTANSGYLTRRLVDVAQDLVVTEIDCGTEHGLVMSPHIEGGDVVEPLGERVLGRVIARDVFKPGSDDVIVEAGTLIDEKWVDFLEQMSVDEVVVRSPITCETRHGICAMCYGRDLARGHRVNIGEAVGVIAAQSIGEPGTQLTMRTFHIGGAASRTSAVDNVQVKNGGTIRLHNLKHVERADGALVAVSRSGELAVADDFGRERERYKLPYGAVISVKEGDKVDPGAIVAKWDPHTHPIVTEMDGTVAFVGMEEGITIKRQTDELTGLTNIEVMDPKDRPAAGKDIRPAVKLIDAAGKDLLLPGTDVPAQYFLPANALVNLNDGAKVRIGDVIARIPQETSKTRDITGGLPRVADLFEARRPKEPSILAEISGTISFGKETKGKRRLVITPTDGSDPYEELIPKWRHLNVFEGEQVSRGEVISDGPSNPHDILRLLGVSSLAKYIVNEIQDVYRLQGVKINDKHIETILRQMLRKVEVAESGDSSFIKGDQVELVHVLEENEVLGTQDKFPAKYERVLLGITKASLSTESFISAASFQETTRVLTEAAVTGKRDFLRGLKENVVVGRLIPAGTGLAYHSERKRQRDLGKPQRVSASEAEAALAEALNLSGN; this is encoded by the coding sequence TTGAAAGACTTGCTCAATCTGTTGAAAAACCAGGGTCAAATCGAGGAGTTCGATGCCATCCGTATTGGTCTGGCCTCGCCCGAGATGATTCGTTCCTGGTCCTTCGGCGAAGTTAAGAAGCCGGAGACCATCAACTACCGTACCTTCAAGCCGGAGCGCGATGGCCTGTTCTGCGCCAAGATCTTCGGCCCGGTGAAGGACTACGAGTGCCTGTGCGGTAAGTACAAGCGCCTCAAGCACCGCGGTGTGATCTGCGAGAAGTGCGGCGTGGAAGTCGCCCTGGCCAAGGTGCGCCGTGAGCGCATGGGCCACATCGAACTGGCCTCGCCGGTCGCCCACATCTGGTTCCTGAAGTCCCTGCCGTCCCGTATCGGCCTGCTGCTGGACATGACCCTGCGTGACATCGAGCGCGTGCTCTACTTCGAGAGCTACGTGGTGATCGATCCGGGCATGACCACCCTGGAGAAGGGCCAGCTGCTGAACGACGAGCAGTACTTCGAAGCCCTCGAAGAGTTCGGTGACGACTTCGACGCCCGCATGGGTGCGGAAGCCGTTCGCGAGCTGCTCAACGCTATCGATCTGGAGCACGAGATCGGCCGCCTGCGCGAAGAGATTCCGCAGACCAACTCGGAAACCAAGATCAAGAAGCTGTCCAAGCGCCTGAAGCTGATGGAAGCCTTCCAGGGCTCCGGCAACCATCCGGAGTGGATGGTGCTGACCGTCCTGCCGGTGCTGCCGCCGGACCTGCGTCCGCTGGTTCCGCTGGATGGCGGCCGCTTCGCGACTTCGGATCTGAACGATCTGTATCGTCGCGTGATCAACCGTAACAACCGTCTGAAGCGCCTGCTCGACCTGGCCGCTCCGGACATCATCGTGCGCAACGAAAAGCGCATGCTGCAGGAAGCCGTCGACGCCCTGCTGGACAACGGCCGTCGCGGCCGTGCCATCACCGGCTCGAACAAGCGCCCGCTGAAGTCCCTGGCTGACATGATCAAGGGTAAGCAGGGTCGCTTCCGTCAGAACCTGCTCGGTAAGCGCGTGGACTACTCCGGCCGTTCGGTAATTACCGTAGGTCCGACCCTGCGTCTGCACCAGTGCGGTCTGCCGAAGAAAATGGCCCTGGAGCTGTTCAAGCCCTTCATCTTCGGCAAGCTGGAAGGTCGTGGCATGGCCACCACCATCAAGGCCGCCAAGAAGATGGTCGAACGCGAGCTGCCGGAAGTGTGGGACGTTCTCGCTGAAGTCATTCGCGAACACCCCGTACTGCTGAACCGTGCGCCGACTCTGCACCGTCTGGGCATCCAGGCGTTCGAGCCGGTACTGATCGAAGGTAAAGCCATCCAGCTGCACCCGCTGGTCTGCGCCGCATACAACGCCGACTTCGACGGTGACCAGATGGCCGTGCACGTTCCGCTGACCCTCGAGGCTCAGCTGGAAGCGCGCGCGCTGATGATGTCCACCAACAACATTCTGTCGCCCGCCAACGGCGAGCCGATCATCGTTCCGTCGCAGGACGTGGTAATGGGTCTGTACTACATGACCCGTGAAGCGATCAACGCGAAGGGCGAGGGCATGGCTTTCGCAGACCTGCAGGAAGTTGACCGCGCGTACCGCAGCGGCCAGGTGTCCCTGCACGCCCGCGTGAAAGTGCGCATCAACGAGAAGATCAAGAACGAAGACGGCTCCCTGACCGCCAACACCCGCATCGTCGACTCCACCGTCGGCCGTGCGCTGCTGTTCCAGGTTGTCCCGGCCGGCCTGCCCTTCGACGTGGTCAACCAGTCGATGAAGAAGAAGGCGATCTCCAAGCTGATCAACCACTGCTACCGCGTGGTGGGTCTGAAGGACACCGTCATCTTCGCTGACCAGCTGATGTACACCGGCTTCGCCTACTCGACCATCTCCGGTGTGTCGATCGGCGTGAACGACTTCGTCATCCCGGACGAAAAGGCCCGCATCATCGATGCCGCCACCGAGGAAGTGAAGGAGATCGAGAGCCAGTACGCCTCCGGCCTGGTAACCCAGGGCGAGAAGTACAACAAGGTGATCGACCTCTGGTCCAAGGCCAACGACGAAGTGTCCAAGGCGATGATGGCCAACCTCTCGAAAGAGAAGGTGACCGATCGCGAAGGCAAGCAGGTCGATCAGGAGTCCTTCAACTCCATGTACATGATGGCGGACTCCGGTGCGCGGGGTTCCGCGGCCCAGATCCGTCAGCTGGCCGGTATGCGTGGCCTGATGGCCAAGCCGGACGGCTCCATCATCGAGACCCCGATCACCGCGAACTTCCGTGAAGGCCTGAACGTACTCCAGTACTTCATCTCCACTCACGGTGCTCGTAAAGGTCTGGCGGATACCGCACTGAAGACTGCGAACTCCGGTTACCTGACCCGTCGTCTCGTCGACGTGGCCCAGGACCTGGTCGTGACCGAGATCGATTGCGGCACCGAGCATGGCCTGGTCATGTCTCCGCACATCGAAGGCGGCGACGTGGTTGAGCCGCTGGGTGAGCGTGTACTCGGCCGTGTGATTGCACGCGACGTGTTCAAGCCGGGCAGCGACGACGTCATCGTCGAAGCTGGCACCCTGATCGACGAGAAGTGGGTCGATTTCCTCGAGCAGATGAGCGTCGACGAAGTCGTTGTGCGCTCGCCGATCACCTGCGAAACCCGTCACGGCATCTGCGCCATGTGCTACGGCCGCGATCTGGCCCGTGGTCACCGCGTGAACATCGGTGAAGCTGTCGGCGTTATCGCCGCCCAGTCGATCGGTGAGCCGGGTACCCAGCTGACCATGCGTACCTTCCACATTGGTGGTGCGGCCAGCCGTACTTCCGCCGTGGACAACGTACAGGTCAAGAACGGCGGCACCATTCGCCTGCACAACCTGAAGCACGTAGAGCGTGCCGACGGCGCCCTGGTAGCGGTTTCCCGTTCCGGTGAGCTGGCGGTAGCCGACGACTTCGGTCGTGAGCGCGAGCGCTACAAGCTGCCGTACGGTGCGGTGATTTCCGTGAAGGAAGGTGACAAGGTCGATCCGGGCGCCATCGTCGCCAAGTGGGACCCGCACACCCACCCGATCGTCACCGAGATGGACGGCACCGTGGCCTTCGTGGGCATGGAAGAGGGCATCACCATCAAGCGCCAGACCGACGAACTGACCGGTCTGACCAACATTGAAGTGATGGATCCGAAGGATCGTCCGGCTGCCGGCAAGGACATCCGTCCGGCCGTGAAGCTGATCGACGCCGCAGGCAAGGATCTGCTGCTGCCGGGTACCGACGTACCGGCCCAGTACTTCCTGCCGGCAAACGCACTGGTCAACCTCAACGATGGCGCGAAGGTGCGTATCGGTGACGTTATCGCGCGTATCCCGCAGGAAACCTCGAAGACCCGTGACATCACCGGTGGTCTGCCGCGCGTTGCCGACCTGTTCGAAGCTCGTCGTCCGAAAGAGCCTTCGATCCTGGCGGAAATCAGCGGCACCATTTCCTTCGGCAAGGAAACCAAGGGCAAGCGCCGCCTGGTCATCACTCCCACCGACGGTAGCGATCCGTACGAGGAGCTGATTCCGAAGTGGCGTCACCTGAACGTGTTCGAAGGTGAACAGGTAAGCCGTGGTGAAGTGATCTCCGACGGCCCGAGCAACCCGCACGACATTCTGCGTCTGCTGGGTGTCAGCTCGCTGGCCAAGTACATCGTCAACGAGATCCAGGACGTTTACCGTCTGCAGGGCGTGAAGATCAACGACAAGCACATCGAGACCATCCTGCGTCAGATGCTGCGCAAGGTCGAAGTGGCCGAGTCGGGCGATTCGTCCTTCATCAAGGGCGACCAGGTCGAGCTGGTACACGTGCTGGAAGAGAACGAAGTACTGGGTACCCAGGACAAGTTCCCGGCCAAGTACGAGCGCGTCCTGCTGGGTATCACCAAGGCCTCGCTGTCCACCGAGTCGTTCATCTCGGCGGCATCCTTCCAGGAGACCACCCGCGTTCTCACCGAAGCGGCGGTCACCGGCAAGCGCGACTTCCTGCGCGGCCTGAAGGAAAACGTGGTCGTGGGTCGTCTGATCCCGGCAGGTACCGGCCTTGCTTACCACAGCGAGCGCAAGCGTCAGCGCGATCTCGGCAAACCGCAGCGCGTCAGCGCGAGCGAAGCCGAAGCTGCACTGGCCGAAGCGCTCAACCTGAGCGGTAACTAA
- the rpsJ gene encoding 30S ribosomal protein S10, translating into MQNQQIRIRLKAFDHRLIDQSTQEIVETAKRTGAQVRGPIPLPTRKERYTVLISPHVNKDARDQYEIRTHKRVLDIVQPTDKTVDALMKLDLAAGVEVQISLG; encoded by the coding sequence ATGCAAAATCAACAAATCCGTATTCGGTTGAAGGCTTTTGACCATCGCCTGATCGACCAATCTACCCAGGAAATCGTGGAAACCGCGAAACGTACTGGCGCTCAGGTGCGTGGTCCGATTCCTCTGCCGACCCGCAAGGAACGTTACACCGTGCTGATTTCCCCGCACGTCAACAAGGACGCTCGTGACCAGTACGAAATTCGTACCCACAAGCGTGTTCTCGACATCGTTCAGCCGACCGACAAAACCGTCGACGCGCTGATGAAGCTCGACCTTGCTGCTGGCGTCGAAGTACAGATCAGCCTCGGCTAA
- the tuf gene encoding elongation factor Tu yields the protein MAKEKFERNKPHVNVGTIGHVDHGKTTLTAALTKVCSETWGGSARAFDQIDNAPEEKARGITINTSHVEYDSPVRHYAHVDCPGHADYVKNMITGAAQMDGAILVCSAADGPMPQTREHILLSRQVGVPYIVVFLNKADMVDDAELLELVEMEVRDLLNTYDFPGDDTPIVVGSALMALNGQDDNEMGVSAVRKLVETLDSYIPEPVRAIDQPFLMPIEDVFSISGRGTVVTGRVERGIVKVQEEVEIVGIKATTKTTCTGVEMFRKLLDEGRAGENVGVLLRGTKREDVERGQVLAKPGTIKPHTKFECEVYVLSKEEGGRHTPFFKGYRPQFYFRTTDVTGNCELPEGVEMVMPGDNVKMVVTLIAPIAMEDGLRFAIREGGRTVGAGVVAKIIE from the coding sequence GTGGCTAAGGAAAAATTCGAACGTAACAAACCGCACGTCAACGTTGGCACCATCGGTCACGTTGACCACGGTAAAACCACTCTGACCGCTGCTCTGACCAAGGTCTGCTCCGAGACCTGGGGCGGCTCCGCTCGCGCTTTCGACCAGATCGACAACGCGCCGGAAGAGAAGGCTCGTGGTATCACCATCAACACCTCTCACGTTGAATACGACTCGCCCGTTCGCCACTACGCGCACGTAGACTGCCCGGGCCACGCCGACTACGTGAAGAACATGATCACCGGTGCTGCCCAGATGGACGGCGCGATCCTGGTTTGCTCGGCTGCTGACGGCCCCATGCCGCAGACCCGCGAGCACATCCTGCTGTCCCGTCAGGTAGGCGTTCCTTACATTGTCGTGTTCCTGAACAAGGCTGACATGGTTGACGACGCCGAGCTGCTGGAACTGGTCGAGATGGAAGTTCGCGACCTGCTGAACACCTACGACTTCCCGGGTGATGACACCCCGATCGTCGTGGGTTCCGCTCTGATGGCTCTGAACGGCCAGGACGACAACGAGATGGGCGTTTCCGCCGTGCGCAAGCTGGTAGAGACCCTGGACTCCTACATCCCCGAGCCGGTTCGTGCAATCGACCAGCCGTTCCTGATGCCGATCGAAGACGTGTTCTCGATCTCCGGTCGTGGCACCGTGGTAACTGGCCGTGTTGAGCGTGGCATCGTCAAGGTTCAGGAAGAAGTGGAAATCGTCGGCATCAAGGCGACCACCAAGACCACCTGCACCGGCGTTGAAATGTTCCGCAAGCTGCTCGACGAAGGTCGTGCTGGTGAGAACGTCGGCGTCCTGCTGCGCGGCACCAAGCGTGAAGACGTAGAGCGTGGTCAGGTTCTGGCCAAGCCGGGCACCATCAAGCCGCACACCAAGTTCGAGTGCGAAGTGTACGTGCTGTCCAAGGAAGAAGGCGGTCGTCACACCCCGTTCTTCAAGGGCTACCGTCCGCAGTTCTACTTCCGTACCACCGACGTAACCGGCAACTGCGAACTGCCGGAAGGCGTTGAGATGGTAATGCCGGGCGACAACGTGAAAATGGTTGTCACCCTGATCGCTCCGATCGCCATGGAAGATGGCCTGCGCTTCGCGATCCGCGAAGGCGGCCGTACCGTTGGCGCCGGCGTGGTTGCCAAGATCATCGAGTAA
- the fusA gene encoding elongation factor G: MARNTAINRYRNIGICAHVDAGKTTTTERILFYTGLSHKMGEVHDGAATTDWMVQEQERGITITSAAITTFWEGSRGQYDKYRVNVIDTPGHVDFTIEVERSLRVLDGAVVVFCGTSGVEPQSETVWRQANKYGVPRIVYVNKMDRAGANFLRVVGQIKNRLGHTPVPVQLAIGAEDDFQGQIDLMKMKAIYWNEDDKGTSYREEEIPAELVDLANEWRNNMVEAAAEANEELMNKYLEEGELSIEDIKAGLRQRTIACEIVPAVCGSSFKNKGVPLVLDAVIDFLPAPTEIPAIQGVHPDSTDDNEIHDERPADDNAPFSALAFKIATDPFVGTLTFVRVYSGVLESGQSVVNSVKGKKERVGRMVQMHANQRDEIKEVRAGDIAALIGMKDVTTGDTLCDIEKPIILERMDFPEPVISVAVEPKTKADQEKMGIALGKLAQEDPSFRVKTDEETGQTIISGMGELHLDILVDRMKREFGVEANIGKPQVSYRETISKDNVEIEGKFVRQSGGRGQFGHCWIRFSTPDVDEKGNITEGLVFTNEVVGGVVPKEYIPAIQKGIEEQMKNGVVAGYPLIGLKATVFDGSYHDVDSNEMAFKIAASMATKQLAQKGGGKVLEPIMKVEVVTPEDYMGDVMGDLNRRRGLIQGMEDSVSGKVIRAEVPLGEMFGYATDVRSMSQGRASYSMEFSKYAEAPSNIVEALVKKQA; the protein is encoded by the coding sequence ATGGCTCGTAATACAGCAATCAACCGCTACCGGAACATTGGTATCTGCGCCCACGTTGACGCGGGCAAGACCACCACTACCGAGCGGATCCTGTTCTACACAGGTCTCAGCCACAAGATGGGTGAGGTACACGACGGCGCTGCTACCACCGACTGGATGGTGCAGGAGCAGGAGCGTGGTATCACCATTACTTCCGCTGCGATCACTACCTTCTGGGAAGGTTCGCGCGGCCAGTACGACAAGTACCGCGTAAACGTCATCGACACCCCCGGCCACGTAGACTTCACCATTGAAGTTGAGCGCTCCCTGCGCGTACTGGACGGCGCCGTCGTTGTGTTCTGCGGCACCTCCGGCGTTGAGCCGCAGTCCGAAACCGTATGGCGTCAGGCCAACAAGTACGGTGTTCCGCGTATCGTTTACGTGAACAAGATGGACCGCGCTGGCGCCAACTTCCTGCGCGTCGTCGGTCAGATCAAGAACCGTCTGGGCCACACCCCGGTTCCGGTTCAGCTGGCCATTGGTGCAGAAGATGACTTCCAGGGTCAGATCGACCTGATGAAGATGAAGGCCATCTACTGGAACGAAGACGACAAGGGCACCTCTTACCGTGAGGAAGAGATCCCTGCCGAGCTGGTCGATCTGGCCAACGAGTGGCGCAACAACATGGTCGAGGCTGCTGCCGAAGCCAACGAAGAGCTGATGAACAAGTACCTGGAAGAGGGCGAGCTGTCGATCGAAGACATCAAGGCCGGCCTGCGTCAGCGTACTATCGCCTGCGAAATCGTTCCGGCTGTCTGCGGCTCCTCCTTCAAGAACAAGGGCGTGCCCCTGGTTCTCGACGCCGTTATCGACTTCCTGCCTGCTCCGACCGAGATTCCGGCGATTCAGGGCGTCCACCCGGACAGCACTGATGACAACGAAATCCACGACGAGCGTCCGGCTGACGACAACGCTCCGTTCTCCGCTCTGGCGTTCAAGATCGCTACCGACCCGTTCGTAGGTACTCTGACCTTCGTTCGCGTCTACTCGGGCGTTCTGGAGTCCGGCCAGTCGGTCGTCAACTCCGTCAAGGGCAAGAAAGAGCGCGTTGGTCGTATGGTGCAGATGCACGCCAACCAGCGTGACGAGATCAAAGAAGTACGCGCTGGCGACATCGCGGCTCTGATCGGTATGAAGGACGTCACCACCGGTGACACCCTGTGCGACATCGAGAAGCCGATCATCCTCGAGCGTATGGACTTCCCGGAGCCGGTAATCTCGGTAGCTGTAGAGCCGAAGACCAAGGCTGACCAGGAGAAGATGGGTATCGCCCTTGGCAAGCTGGCCCAGGAAGACCCGTCGTTCCGCGTCAAGACCGACGAAGAAACCGGCCAGACCATCATCTCCGGTATGGGTGAGCTGCACCTGGACATCCTCGTCGACCGTATGAAGCGCGAGTTCGGCGTCGAGGCCAACATCGGCAAGCCGCAGGTTTCCTACCGTGAAACCATCTCCAAGGACAACGTAGAGATCGAAGGCAAGTTCGTTCGCCAGTCCGGCGGTCGCGGCCAGTTCGGTCACTGCTGGATCCGCTTCTCGACTCCGGATGTGGACGAGAAGGGCAACATCACCGAAGGTCTGGTATTCACCAACGAAGTCGTGGGCGGTGTGGTTCCGAAGGAATACATCCCGGCGATCCAGAAGGGTATCGAAGAGCAGATGAAGAACGGCGTTGTTGCCGGCTATCCGCTCATCGGCCTGAAGGCTACCGTGTTCGATGGTTCCTACCACGACGTCGACTCCAACGAGATGGCGTTCAAGATCGCTGCTTCCATGGCGACCAAGCAACTGGCCCAGAAGGGTGGTGGTAAGGTGCTTGAGCCGATCATGAAGGTAGAGGTGGTGACTCCTGAGGACTACATGGGCGATGTGATGGGTGACCTGAACCGTCGTCGTGGTCTGATTCAGGGGATGGAAGACTCGGTCTCCGGTAAGGTGATTCGTGCCGAGGTTCCGCTGGGCGAAATGTTCGGTTACGCAACCGACGTGCGTTCCATGTCCCAGGGTCGCGCAAGCTACTCTATGGAATTCTCCAAGTACGCCGAGGCTCCGTCGAACATCGTCGAAGCTCTCGTTAAAAAACAAGCTTGA
- the rplW gene encoding 50S ribosomal protein L23, giving the protein MNQERVFKVLLGPHISEKATGLADGNSQFVFKVATDATKLEIKKAVESLFGVKVRRVTTLNVQGKTKRTVRGLGKRNDWKKAYIALQPGQDLDFAAGAE; this is encoded by the coding sequence ATGAACCAGGAACGCGTATTCAAGGTGCTGCTGGGCCCGCATATCTCCGAGAAGGCCACTGGCCTGGCGGACGGCAACAGCCAATTCGTTTTCAAGGTTGCCACTGATGCAACCAAGCTGGAAATCAAGAAGGCCGTAGAAAGCCTGTTCGGCGTGAAAGTACGTCGCGTCACCACCCTGAACGTTCAGGGCAAGACCAAGCGTACCGTTCGCGGCCTGGGCAAGCGTAACGACTGGAAAAAAGCGTACATCGCTCTCCAGCCGGGCCAGGATCTCGATTTCGCAGCTGGCGCTGAGTAA
- the rpsL gene encoding 30S ribosomal protein S12, whose translation MATINQLVRKPRKRLVDKSGVPALQNCPQRRGVCTRVYTTTPKKPNSALRKVCRVRLTNGFEVSSYIGGEGHNLQEHSVVLIRGGRVKDLPGVRYHTVRGSLDTSGVKDRKQGRSKYGAKRPK comes from the coding sequence ATGGCAACTATCAACCAGCTGGTGCGCAAACCGCGCAAGCGCCTGGTAGACAAGAGCGGCGTTCCTGCCCTGCAGAACTGCCCTCAGCGTCGCGGCGTATGCACCCGCGTATACACCACCACCCCGAAGAAGCCGAACTCCGCACTGCGTAAAGTGTGCCGTGTTCGTCTGACCAACGGTTTCGAGGTTTCCTCGTACATCGGTGGTGAAGGTCACAACCTGCAAGAGCACAGCGTAGTGCTGATCCGTGGCGGTCGTGTAAAGGACCTCCCGGGTGTGCGTTACCACACCGTGCGCGGTTCGCTGGATACCTCCGGCGTTAAAGACCGTAAGCAGGGTCGTTCCAAGTACGGCGCCAAGCGTCCGAAGTAA
- the rpsG gene encoding 30S ribosomal protein S7, whose amino-acid sequence MPRRRVAAKREILADPKYGSQILAKFMNHVMESGKKAVAERIVYGALDKVKERSKGDPLELFEKALDAIAPLVEVKSRRVGGATYQVPVEVRPSRRNALAMRWLVDFARKRGEKSMALRLAGELLDAAEGKGAAVKKREDVHRMAEANKAFSHYRF is encoded by the coding sequence ATGCCAAGACGTCGTGTAGCGGCCAAACGTGAGATCCTGGCCGATCCGAAATACGGAAGCCAGATTCTGGCCAAGTTCATGAACCACGTGATGGAAAGCGGCAAGAAAGCCGTTGCCGAGCGTATCGTTTACGGTGCTCTGGACAAGGTCAAAGAGCGCAGTAAAGGTGACCCCCTGGAACTCTTCGAAAAAGCACTCGACGCCATCGCTCCGCTGGTCGAAGTGAAGTCCCGCCGTGTTGGCGGTGCTACCTACCAGGTTCCGGTCGAAGTACGTCCGTCCCGTCGTAATGCACTGGCCATGCGTTGGCTGGTGGACTTCGCCCGCAAGCGTGGCGAGAAGTCCATGGCCCTGCGCCTGGCTGGCGAGCTGCTGGATGCCGCTGAAGGCAAAGGCGCTGCCGTCAAGAAGCGTGAAGACGTGCACCGTATGGCTGAAGCCAACAAAGCGTTCTCGCACTACCGCTTCTAA
- the rplD gene encoding 50S ribosomal protein L4: MQLNVNGAQAIEVSERTFGSEFNETLVHQAVVAYMAGGRQGTKAQKTRSEVSGGGKKPWRQKGTGRARAGTIRSPIWRGGGATFAAKPQDHSQKLNKKMYRAALRSILSELVRLDRLVVVADFAVDAPKTKGLVSKLEGLGLKDVLIVTEGVDENLYLAARNLAHVDVRDVQASDPVSLIAYDKVLVTVSAVKKFEELLA; this comes from the coding sequence ATGCAACTGAATGTAAATGGCGCTCAGGCGATCGAAGTTTCCGAGCGTACCTTTGGCAGCGAATTCAACGAGACTCTGGTTCACCAGGCTGTCGTCGCCTACATGGCTGGCGGTCGTCAGGGCACCAAGGCTCAGAAGACTCGTTCCGAAGTCTCCGGCGGTGGCAAGAAGCCGTGGCGTCAGAAGGGCACCGGTCGTGCTCGTGCTGGCACCATTCGCAGCCCCATCTGGCGTGGCGGCGGCGCGACCTTCGCAGCCAAGCCCCAGGATCACTCCCAGAAGCTCAACAAGAAGATGTACCGCGCTGCTCTGCGCTCCATCCTCTCTGAGCTGGTTCGTCTGGATCGTCTGGTTGTCGTTGCCGACTTCGCTGTCGATGCGCCGAAGACCAAGGGTCTGGTCAGCAAGCTGGAAGGCCTGGGCCTGAAAGATGTACTGATCGTCACCGAAGGCGTCGATGAGAACCTGTACCTGGCAGCTCGCAACCTGGCCCACGTCGATGTACGTGACGTCCAGGCTTCCGATCCGGTCAGCCTCATTGCCTACGACAAGGTGCTGGTCACCGTGTCTGCCGTGAAGAAGTTCGAGGAGCTGCTGGCATGA